The following is a genomic window from Deltaproteobacteria bacterium.
AGGGACTTGAGCGGGCGCGTGTTGGGGCCGGTGATGACGCGGCCGCGGCGGCCGTTGTCGAACAGGGCGTCGACGGCTTCCTGCAGCATGCGCTTTTCGTTGCGGATGATGATCTCGGGCGCGTGCAGTTCCATGAGCCGCTTGAGTCGGTTGTTGCGGTTGATGACGCGCCGATAGAGGTCGTTGAGGTCGGAGATCGCGAACCGACCGCCGTCGAGCGGGACCAGCGGACGCAGGTCGGGCGGGATGACCGGCACGACATCCAAAATCATCCACTCGGGGCGATTGCCCGAATCGCGAAACGCCTCGATCACGCGCAGCCGTTTGGAGAGTTTTTTCTTCTTGGCCTCGGAGGTCGCCTCGCGCATTTCGGCGCGCAGCTCGCGCGACAGTTCCTCGAGGTTCTGATCGGCGAGAAGGGCCTTGATGGCCTCGGCGCCCATACCCGCGCGGAAGTCCAGAGGATCGTCCTCGCCGTACCGGCGGAACTTTTCCTCGCTGATGAGCTCGCCCTTGCGCGCGTTGGTGCGGCCGGGATCGATCACCACGTGCATTTCGAAGTACAGGATCTTCTCGAGTTCCTTGTACGTCATGTCGAGCAGCGCGCCGATGCGCGAGGG
Proteins encoded in this region:
- a CDS encoding DNA-directed RNA polymerase subunit beta'; protein product: MKELFSLFEKPKNPLDFPGIKIALASPEKIRSWSHGEVKKPETINYRTFKPERDGLFCAKIFGPVKDYECICGKYKRMKHRGIVCEKCGVEVIQSKVRRERMGHISLATPVAHIWFLKSLPSRIGALLDMTYKELEKILYFEMHVVIDPGRTNARKGELISEEKFRRYGEDDPLDFRAGMGAEAIKALLADQNLEELSRELRAEMREATSEAKKKKLSKRLRVIEAFRDSGNRPEWMILDVVPVIPPDLRPLVPLDGGRFAISDLNDLYRRVINRNNRLKRLMELHAPEIIIRNEKRMLQEAVDALFDNGRRGRVITGPNTRPLKSL